The following DNA comes from Suncus etruscus isolate mSunEtr1 chromosome 12, mSunEtr1.pri.cur, whole genome shotgun sequence.
GGGCCACATCGGCGCGGGCAACTACAGCTACCTGCGGCTGCACCACGAGGGCCGCATCGTGCTGCGCATGCGCAGCCTGCGCGGCGACGCCGACCTCTACGTGTCCGACACCACGCTGCACCCCAGCTTCGACGACTACGCGCTGCAGTCGGCCACGTGCGGCGGCGACCTGGTGGCCATCCCCAGCCACTTCCAGCGGCCCGTGGGCATCGGCGTCTACGGCCACCCGTCGCACCTCGAGAGCGAGTTCGAGATGAAGGTCTACTACGACCGCGCGCCCGAGCAGCGCCCCGACGCCGCGGCCGCGCGCCCGGACGCGCTGCACGACCCGGGGCCCGAGGAGCCCACGCCCGAGGAGGACTCGCTGCTCTGGACCCTGCTCATCGGCCTGCTCAAGCTGGTGCTGGAGATCCTCTTCTGACCAGCGCGCCTGCCCCCAGCCCCTTCTGGCCCGGGACCGCCTGCACGGCTTGGGCTTCGGGCTGCAAACCAAGTCTTGGCAACGAGGACGAGGAAAAACTCGCGGCCACCACTTGCGTCCAGTGAAATTGCCTCCCTCgtgcttctttctttctactgGGTTTTTGCAGAGCCAAAGGACCAACAGAGATTCCTAAAACAAACTCTGCCTGAAACTGACTTCGAGATTAGCACTAGTTTGTAAGGCAAACGAATTAACTTGCAGATTTTTAAAGCACATCGTTTCAAAAATCTTTATTGACTGACATAAAAATGAGAATGTGGTAAATAAATTGGCACCAAATGTTTCGTTCAAATCCATAGTGCAATATTGAGATCAAAAGGCTATCCCTCTTTGCTGGTTTTCCCCCTTCTGCCCACTTTCCTGGGTGTTGGGGGAGCTCGCTGACAACAGTCACATATCCAGCGACCTAGGGAAAAAATTGTTGTTATAGAATGAATTTCACCCTTCAGGACCGAATGTCAAACCCACGAATAGCTCTCGTTCCTTAGCAATCCCGTAACACACATTGCCTCTAGGGATCAGCTGTGGGAAGGCTACAGATGGGTTCCCACTTCAGGTGTGTGTGCATGTCCCTTGCGGCAGCTGCTGTGTTCACTGCCAGGTGAAATCCGTGCGAGTGCGGGAAGAGCAGCATTATCACACAGACCTTTCAAATGTTGGGTTACAACCTTACTGAAATGCAAAGTCTTTAAAAGGTGAAACAAATCTTATATAAAAGTTATTACTGAAGGTGGCTTATTTTCAGCCCTTTTCTTGGCAGCGATGTCTAAGAGTGTCTTCAAGTCCCAGTATGTATGCTGAGGATAGATAGCACTTTAGAACTTAACCAGGCCTTGCTAGCAAGAGAGAAAACTACTTATACTTGATCTGAATGACTATCAAGCTTTAATTATTAAGCTTCCAAATGATTTCCCAGAAAATGTTCGAGATCCCTGTTTACAGAATACGATACGGTGTTAGTTAGCTATGCAAGTCCTAAAATTTACACAATTAGAAGTGTACAGTTTTAGTCCAATTACTGTGATTCTTAATTATAGGTTCATTTTAAAGTTACCTGGAATTGTCACGcagcctcagtttttttttttttttcaaatctggtTTAACGATTGTAAAGGCCTAGAAGTCATTCtgttaagtatataaaaataaaaccaagcctCCTAAACATGGTACTTGCTGATTTGGGTATTAAAGTGGCAACATGTCATTATCATTACACTGAATTGATTTTACGTCCAAAACAGGCTAGACACTCATTTATCTTTTAGTATAGATGGGTACATCTTGGGTAATCAGAGTTTAGGAAGATCTACTGGCCCACTCTTATGGtgggctttatattttttgtttgttggttgttttgtttttgggccatatccagtggtgctgaggggttactcctggctctgctcaggagtacTGTATTGTGCTCTGGTCCCATGTCATGGTATTTCTGCAGCCTTAAATGTTGGTACAGTcccttcactcagagatcactgttaCTTTTTTATAATCTTTACCTGATGGAATAGCACCAAGGCCCACACAAAAAGTATGATAACCTCTGTCACACACATCACAGAACATCATTTCTTCTTCATGGTGGGGTTGTCCACATATAATGCAAGTTTTACATTCCATGCATTGCCATGGGTAGGTCTTAATGATAGAAACAAGCTCCATGGTCATATCCAGGCAAGAAGGATGGCCTAAATCAGAACCAATATTAGTACTGTTTTCACACAAATGTTTCTAACAATATGTCATAATAAAATGCCAGTTTGCTTTAAGAATTCTCTACAATGGCTATAATGGGccagatagtgcagcaggtaggatgctttctTTATACATGGCTActcaggttcagtctccagcatcactTAGTCATCACCAAGTCCACACCAAGAgagatatccctgagcaccactgtgtgtggctcaatTACCCACACTCCCCAAAGAAAGTGGCTATGTTTGATCACcgaaggaaaatgaaaataaaatgaagattcaaaaatacagaaataaaacacTTCCTCAACAGACTGCCAGCACCTTATAAATTTCCCTGGGTCTGATGATTCTTTAGTTCCAACTCTAGTTGGCAAGTAAAAACCCTCTATTTTTGAAACAACAAATATGatggttaatattttaaaaagacatttcagTACTTACCACTATTGTCACATTGGGAGCAGTGTATAAGTGATTCAGCCTTGCCTTTCTTGTTGGACTCCTTACCCTTCAGACAAATTCCACATATAGCATTTGGAATGACCTTTGGCTGGAAGGGTAGAAGAGGGCTATAAAATCATGCCAAAAGAACTTATTATGGATTCAAAAGGAATTCTGTTACTATACTGCCTTATCTTTTTGTTAAGTTGCTAATGGGGATCTTTACAAGATATAACTTGGTAATCTGTTTACATCATACACTGATCTTATACAAACGCAAGTCTTAtggttaattttaaaatgtcaatggCATGATCTCAAACACGATCCTACATGCCATATagataataaaatctttaatgaactggaaaagaaaactaaaaccaaatatCAAATGACCATAGCAATGTAATTAAGCTTACTAGAAAAGACTGA
Coding sequences within:
- the C12H6orf120 gene encoding UPF0669 protein C6orf120 homolog — protein: MTAPGRRAPSPPLLLLALALAAQACAATGEAEAEAEAPPDWVLLHVVQGHIGAGNYSYLRLHHEGRIVLRMRSLRGDADLYVSDTTLHPSFDDYALQSATCGGDLVAIPSHFQRPVGIGVYGHPSHLESEFEMKVYYDRAPEQRPDAAAARPDALHDPGPEEPTPEEDSLLWTLLIGLLKLVLEILF